A window of the Marinifilum sp. JC120 genome harbors these coding sequences:
- a CDS encoding chemotaxis protein CheW, protein MNAEINSTTNQYLTFTLNKDIYALDIASVREVLELTPITRIPRTPKFMRGVINLRGHAVPVVDMRLKFGMSRTEDTINTCIIIVEVSFDGESTVMGALADSVREVIELTENMIEEPPRMGTTIKTEFIRGMGKQGDEFVIILDINKILSVEELAMLKSVHQDSPSQEAVPEVNPDQGMTLSL, encoded by the coding sequence ATGAATGCTGAAATAAATAGTACGACCAATCAATATCTGACGTTTACTTTAAACAAGGATATTTATGCATTGGATATAGCCAGTGTGCGGGAAGTACTAGAGCTTACCCCCATAACCAGAATTCCCAGAACGCCCAAGTTTATGCGGGGGGTAATCAATCTTAGGGGGCATGCAGTCCCTGTTGTTGATATGCGCCTTAAGTTCGGAATGAGCAGAACAGAGGATACCATTAATACCTGTATTATTATCGTTGAGGTTTCTTTTGACGGAGAAAGTACGGTAATGGGTGCTCTAGCCGATTCGGTTCGGGAAGTTATTGAGCTTACAGAAAATATGATTGAAGAGCCGCCCAGAATGGGCACGACAATTAAGACCGAATTCATCCGGGGCATGGGCAAGCAGGGTGATGAGTTTGTAATCATTCTGGATATCAATAAAATCTTGTCCGTAGAAGAACTGGCCATGCTTAAGAGTGTCCATCAGGATTCCCCTTCGCAGGAAGCTGTTCCTGAAGTTAATCCCGATCAAGGGATGACCTTGAGCCTATAA